A region of the Caballeronia sp. TF1N1 genome:
GCGCGTTCAGGCGTTCGACGTGGTGTTGCTCGACATCGCGATGCCCGACAAGAACGGCGTCGATACCTTGCGTGTCATCAAGCAGATTCGTCCGGAGCAGGGCGTGCTGATGCTGTCGGGCTATCCCGAGAGTCAGTACGCGATCAACTTGTTGAAGGCGGGCGCGAACGGTTATCTGAACAAGGACGCGGCGCCGGAAGAAATCGTCCGGGCGATTCGCACGGTGGCGCGCGGGCATCGGTATCTGTCGGAATTCATCGCCGACGCGCTCGCCGACAAGCTCGACAAGCCTGCCGCCGAACGCCCGCACGAGGCGTTGTCCGAGCGCGAGTTTCAGGTCTTCTGCAAGCTCGCGGCGGGGCGTATTCCGACTGAGATCGCGGAAGAACTGCATCTGTCGGTGAAGACGGTGAGCACGTACCGCGCGCGCGTGCTCGAAAAAATGAGACTGGCGAACAACGCGGATCTCACGTACTACGCAATCAAGAACGGCCTGATCGAATAGCGCGACGCGCAGTCGGACGGCAAGCTGAACCGGAGGGCGCCCGACGTGGGCAAGCACATCATCACCGACGACCGTGCGCAGCAACGCGAAGCGCGCGACACGCCGCTCGCGGTGCTGCTTATCGAGGATTCGCCGCTGATCCGGCGCAGCCTGACTGAAGCCATCGACGCGCTCGGTCCGTGGCGCGTGACCGCGTTCGCCGAGGCTCCGGACGAAGCCATCGCGCTCTTGTCGTCGCAGCGGTTCCATGCGGTGATCATCGACTTGCAACTCAGGCACGGCTCGGGCATCGAGGTACTGGCGTGGTTGCAGGAGAGCGGCAAGGCGTCGATACACGACGAGGCCTTTGTCGCGGTGCTCACCAATCACGCGTTGCCGACGTATCGCGAGCGCTGCCAGCAATATGGCGTGCGCCATTTCTTCGATAAATCGCTGGAGTTCGATCGGGTGCTGGATGCGCTTTGCCGGCACGCGCGGGAAAGACAAGGTGAGCGCGGTTAGCGATCCCCGCCGCCGGAACCCGCCAACGAATCCGCCGCTTCCCGCCCGCGCCAGTGACTGAACGCCGCCAGCGCCGTCGCAGCCAGCCCGACGACGCAAACGCCCGTCCATCCCATTGCGTGCCAGGCAAGCGAAGCCAGCGCCGATCCCAACGCCCCGCCAATAAAGTAAGCCACCATATAAACCGTATTCACGCGGCTGCGCGCCTCCGGCTTCAATGCGTAGATGCGCGACTGGTTGGATATCTGCGCGGCCTGCACGCCGATATCGAGCACGATCACGCCGATGACCAGCCCCGCGATGCTGCGCGCCGAGAATGCGAACACCACGAACGACAGCGCAACGAGCCCGATGGACAGCGTGATCACCGCGCGCGGCCCACGCCGGTCCGCCGACTTGCCCGCAAGCGGCGCCGCGAGCGCGCCCGCCGCGCCGACGATACCGAATAGTCCCGCGGCCTGCGGTCCCATGTGAAACGGCTCGCCGGCGAGCAGGAGTGTGAGCAGCGACCAGAACGCGCTGAATGCTGCAAAGAGCGCGCCGCCCGTGAGCGATGCTTCGCGAAGCCCGGGATTCTCGACAGCGAGATGCCACATCGACACGAGCAGCTTGCCGTAGGGCAGAGTAGACGTCGGACGGCTCTTTGGCAGCCGCGCAACGACGACGACCGCCAGCACGATCGTCGCGATCACTGAAGCGCCGAACACCGCGCGCCAGCCGAAGTATTCGGCAACGAAACCCGATACCGTCCGCGCGAGCAGGATGCCGAGCAATAGACCGCTCATCACCGTGCCGACGGCATGACCGCGCTCGGCGGCTGGCGCGAGTTCGGCGGCGAACGGCACGGCTTGTTGCGCGATGGTCGCGACGACGCCAATTGCAAGACTCGCGGCGATCAGCACGGCGAGCGTCGGCGCGACGCACGCCACCACGAGCGCCACGCCGAGCGCGGCCAGTTGGAGCAGGATCAGAAGCCGCCGGTCGAAGCGATCGCCGAGCGGCGCCAGCACGAGCATGCCGAGCGCGTAGCCGAGTTGCGTCGCGGCGGGCACCGCGCCGATCAGATACGCGCTGCCGGGAAACGAGCCACGGAAATCGCCCAGCAGCGGCTGATTGAAGTAGATGTTGGCGACCGATACGCCCGCGATGGTCGCAAGCAGCCAGAGCGTGGCGCGCGAATAGTGCTGATGATGACTCGAGGAATCGGACGAAGCGGTCATGGTTGCCTTGAGTTGAGCGCGAGAACGGCGGCGAGCCGCCGTAGAGATGCGCGCTTCCGGTCGCCCGCCTTACTGCGCGGCATCGTCCGTGGGCTGCGGCTTCTTCACGAGCCTGGCGGGCGCGAGCCATTGAAAGCCGGTCAGCGTGTTCTCGGCGAACGTGCATTCGGCGGCGGCGGGCGTCTGGACGATTTTTGTGGCGGGCGGCTTGGGCTGCGTCGGGAATTCGCCGCGCACGACGACACGCGAACCGTGGTAGCTCGCGCCCGATCCGGTGAGCTTCAGTGGCGCGCTTGCGGCGTCGGGATACTCGGCGCGCACGCGGTCCTTGCACGTTTCGACGTTGCGGTAGTACGAAGTGCAGCCGGACAAAAGCACGAGCGGAAGGCAGACCAGCAAGAAGAGGCGGGAACGGGTAATCATTGGTGAACAGGGTGAATGCTCGGCCGCGCGAGGGCGCATCGGAGCGAAATCAGGGGATGGCGAGCTTTATAACATGCGGGCGCGGCTTGCGTGACCGCATCGGCGTCGTGCTCGTTGGCGTGCTTGCCTGTCGTGCATGCGGCGCGCGGCGGTAGCACAATCGGCGGATAGCGTTTCGTTTTGTGGAGGCCATCGTCATGCGCAAAGATATCGAAGCCGGCGAATATCTGCTGGCGCTCAACGCGGAAGAAAGCGAAAACGAGTCCGGCGCGGGCTATGCGGTTCGTGTGCGGGTGGCGCGCATCGACGGAAAAGCGGTGCACGGCTCGCGGCTGGTCGATGATTCCGGCGAGATGATCGGCCCGCACGGTCCGTTCGAGACGATCGCGGGAGCCCTCGCGCATGGCGAGGCGTGGGGGCGCCACTACATCGCGCGCGTATTGGCGCACGGGTTGTAACGGCGGGTGGCGGCGCAGGGAGGGATGTCATCCCCGCGAGGCGAGGGTGCGCGCGCGAATTGTCGGCCGCTAGACTTGGCCTTACCGCTCGGTCCTGCGCCGATCGGCTCAAGCCAGTTTGCGGAGATTGCTATGACGCCCGTTGCGCTTTACGTCACGCCGAACTATATCGCCTCGGTTCGCCGGGGAAGAGGACGTGAATGTTTTGGAGGCACCGTGAGGTTTATCGGTGTGGATGCGTTGCCGTTCGATATCGAGCATCTCTGCCTGCTCGACCGCGAAACGCCGATCGAAGCCTTGTTCGATGCAGTGAGGGATGCAGAACGCTTGTTGAATGCGGTGTGATCCGCGATATCGATGCAGCAGGCAGGCGAAGGAAAGCGCAACGGGATAGATCCCGCAGCGGGGCGCGGTCTCGGCACGCAGCGCTGTCACCCGCGTGGTGGTTTCAATTGTGTTCGTGGTCGTTCAAGTCTGAACGGAAACAGCGCGCGCCGCGATAAAAGACGACTGGCTTTATGCTGTCGATTCAGCGTGAAACCATGGGCGAGTGGTACCGGGGACCGGACTTGAACCGGCAAGCCGTTAGGCGGCGGATTTTAAGTCCGCTATGTTTACCAATTTCATCACCCCGGCAGAGGGCGGACGCGAATTCTACCACTGCCATGCAGCGCGCCAAAACGGCGCGACGACAGCAAGTGAATGGCCCGCGCTCCGAGCGCATATCGACGAGAAAACATGACCCTCATCGGCCTCATCTCCGACACGCACAATCTCGTTCGCCCCGAAGCGCTCGAGGCCCTGCGCGGCTCTGCACACATCATCCACGCCGGCGACATCTGCAAGCGCGAAGTGCTCGATACGCTGGCGCAACTGGCTGCGCTGACCGTCGTGCGCGGCAATAACGATATCGGCGACGATGTCGCGATGTTGCCCGAGCACGCGCGCATCGACTTGGCGGGCGCGACAATCCATGTCGTGCACGATATCGCCGATGTGCCGAAAGCACTCGATGGCGTCCATGTCGTCGTGACCGGGCATTCGCACAAGCCGCTCGTCGAGAAGCGCAATGGCGTGCTGTTCGTGAATCCGGGTAGCGCGGGGCCGCGCAGGTTCAAGTTGCCGATCACGGTCGGTCTGCTCGAAATCGGCGAGACGAGTGACTCTGAGGACACGGACATAAAGGCGCGCATCGTTACGCTCATCGAATAAAAAAAGCCGGCGCTTCTGCAAGCGCCGGCTTTTGTTCTAACGACTCAACCTCGATGCTCAAGCCCGAACGGTATTCTCGGGAAACGAGCCATCCATCTCTGCTGCCTCGCGATGACCGCGCAGAATCGCATGCGCTTCCGAATGCGATGCCACCGCGGGCGGCGAGCCCTTCAGCGGCTTTTTGGCCGTCTCGCGCAGCGCGAGCACCGAAACGATGCCGATGATCGACGCGCCCATCAAATAGTACGCGGGCATCATCAGATTGCCGGTCTTGTCGACGAGCCACGCCGTCACGAGCGGCGTCGTGCCGCCGAACAGCGACACCGACACGTTGAAGCCGATGGCGAGCGCGCCATAACGAATCTTCGTCGGGAACAGCGCCGGCAGCGACGACGGCATCACGCCCGTGAAACACGACAGAAGCGCACCGAGAATCATCATGCCCGCGAAGATCGAAGGCACGGTGCCGAGGCGGATCAGCGAGAGCGCCGGGATCGACAGCAGCAACAAGCCGACGCAACCCGCGAGCATCACCGGTTTGCGGCCGATCGTATCCGACAGACGGCCCGCGAACAGCGTGAGCGGCATCATCAGCACCATCACAACGAGCACGATGAAAAGGCCATGCGTCTCGTTGAACTTGAGTGTCGCCGAGAGATAGCTCGGCAGATACGACAGCGCCATGTAGTCGGTCACGTTGAAAATGAGCACGAGGCCCACGCACTGCAAGAGCGGCTTCCATTGCTGCACGAGCGTTTCGCGAAACTGCTGCTTGGTCGTTTCGTGCGACACGGCTTCGGCCTTTTCCGCCTCGCGCTGGAACGCGGGCGTCTCTTCGAGCTTCATCCGGATATACAAGCCGATCAGCCCGAGCGGACCCGCGATCATGAACGGAATGCGCCAGCCCCAGCTGAGGAGCGCCTGTTCGGACAACGCGGCAGTCAACACCGCGACCACGCCTGCGCCGAGCACATAGCCCACGAGCGTGCCGAGTTCCAGGAAGCTCGACATGAAGCCGCGCTTCTTGTCCGGCGAGAATTCGGCGATGAACGTCGCCGCGCCGCCGTATTCCCCGCCCGTCGAAAAGCCTTGCAACAAACGCGCGGCGAGCAGCAGCACCGGCGCCATCACGCCGATGGTCGCGTAGCTCGGAATGAGACCGATACAGAAGGTGCCGACGGCCATCATGATCATGGTCATCGCGAGCACGCGCTTGCGGCCGATGCGGTCGCCGAGCGGACCGAACACCATGCCGCCGATCGGGCGCACGAGAAACGCGGCCGCGAACGTGCCGAAGGTGGCCAGCAACTGCGCGGCCGGACTGCTCGACGGAAAGAAGACCTTGCCGAGCGTCACGGCAATGTAGCTGTACACGCCGAAGTCGAACCATTCCATCGCGTTACCGATAGCCATGGCGCCGACCGCGCGCTTGAGAAGCGATTGATCGACGATGGTGATGTCGTCGAGCGTCATATCGGACGCCTGGTTCGATGCGCCTCGTTTGCGCCAGAGGCCGTCATGTGAAGCATTCATAGTGCGAGAGACTCCGTGTTCAACCCCGCGCGCGATGCCAGCGCCGGGTGCGCCGCTCCGAGGGCGGCGACTACTGCCGATATCGGCCGGAATAGTGCAGTTTCGCGACGGCGCCGCATGCGTGCTTTCAGCCAATGGCCGAAATCGACGGCTCCGCGCAGCCCTGAATGAAGTCAGCGCTGAAACGTGCGTAGCAAATGCGGTGCCGGTGCCTCGCGGAAGAAGTCGCGAAATTGCACTCGGGTAAGAGCAAACGAATTTGACGTGCGGACGGCGAACTCAGTGAGTTGCCGCGGGTGGGCCGCGACGTCGGCGAAAACCAAGGCTTGAAACGAAAAAGGCCGGCGCGATGTTTTGATATCGCTCGAAAACCGACAAGCCTCTTTGTATGAAACTGTCACTGCCGCGTTCGGATTCAGGTTTTAAGCTCGAACTGACCGCGCGAATGATGGTGAATTGCTGTTGATAACGAGCAAGATGATAACACGATGACAGACGAAGCGCAAACCAGCCTGTCCGGGCGCTCGCTTGAAAACGCGCAATCCCTTGCTGGGCTTAGGATTACGCTTAGTCGAATTTGTCCTTATGCGCTTGTTGAAAAGGACGAGCGCGCAACAAAAAACCGGCCACTCGGACCGGTTTCTTCGAGAGCCAATTAAGCTTAAGTTCAGCTTTGCGGCGGCACATATCCCGTCGCGGTGTCGGCGCCTTCGCCGAAGAAGTACTTCTCCGTTTGCTTGAGCAAGTACTGGCGCGCGCGCGGGTCGGCCATATTGAGCCGGTTTTCGTTGATCAGCATGGTTTGCTGCTTGAGCCAGCCCTGCCACGCTTCCTTCGACACCGTTTCATAGATGCGCTTGCCGAGTTCGCCCGGCAGCGGCGGAAAGTCGAGTCCTTCGGCTTCCTTGCCGAGCTTTGCACATTGGATCATTCGGGCCATCGTCTGTTTCTCCTATTGAGTAGCGGAGCGCGTGCGTTCGTGCGCACGGCGCGTGCAATGTCGGATCAAAGCTGTTTCATCAGGACGAGCGATTTGCGCTGCCAGTTGTAGAGTCGCCGGCGGTCTTCCGGCAGGTCGTCCACCGTGACCTTCACGAAACCGCGCTTGAGGAACCAGTGTTCGGTGCGCGTCGTCAGCACGAAAATGCGCGTGAGACCGCGAGCGCGCGCGCGTTGCTCGATGCGCTTGAGCAGGCGCTCGCCATCGCCGGAACCTTGCGCCTCGGGCGCGACGGTCAGACACGCCATCTCGCCGATGCGCTCCTGCGTGTACGGATAAAGCGCCGCGCAGCCGAAGAGCACGCCATCGTGCTCGATGACCGAGAAGTGGTCGATGTCGCGTTCGATCTGATGCCGTCCGCGCCGCACGAGCGTGCCGTCGGATTCGAGCGGCTCGATCAGCGTGAGAATGCCGCCGACGTCGTCCGGCGTCGCTTCGCGCAGACTTTCGAGATTCTCGTAGGAGATCATCGTGCCGACGCCGTCGTGCAGGAAGAGTTCGAGCAGCACGCTGCCGTCGAGCTTGTACGGAATGATGTGCGCGCGCGCCACGCCGCCGCGGCAGGCGCGAATGGCGTGCTTGAGATAAAACGCGGTATCGCCCTGAAGCTCGCCGCTTTCGTGAAGCCGGTAAGCGTCGTCGAGCGACATTTCCCGCACGAGTTCGTTTTCCTGATCTTCGAGGCCGGGAATCTCGGTCACGAAGATGATCTTGTCGGCGCGCAAGGCGATGGCCGCGGCGGACGCGACGTCTTCCATCGACAGATTGAACGCTTCGCCAGTTGGCGAAAAACCGAGCGACGACAAGAGCACGAGCTTGTTGCTCGCAAGCGACTGGCGGATGGAATCGCCGTCGATCTTGCGCACGACGCCCGTGTGCTGGAAGTCGACGCCATCCAGAATGCCGACCGGCCGCGCCGTCACGAAGTTGCCCGACACCACGCTGATGTGAGCGTGAGCCATCGGCGTGTTCGGCAAGCCCTGGCTGATGGCGGCTTCGATATCGAGGCGCACTTCGCCAGCGGCTTCCTTCGCGGATTCGAGCGCGCGCGCGTCGGTAATGCGCAGCCCGTGCGAGAACGACGATTCGACGCCGTGCAGACTCAGTTGCTCGTCGAGTTGCGGACGCGAGCCGTGCACCAATACGACGTGGATGCCCATGGCGTGCAACAGTCCGACGTCCTGGACGAGCGCATTCAGGCGGCCTTCCTGCACCAGTTCCCCGCCAAACGCGACCACGAAGGTTTTGTTTCGGAACGCGTGAATATAGGGCGCAACGGAACGCATCCAGTCGACGAACTGGGCGTGGGGATTCGGCGCTTCGGCTTCGACTGCGGCCGGCTGCGACGGGATGGCGAGGTCGGTAGGGGAATTCATGCCGGGATTATAATGCGATGCTATGCCGAATGTTTCCAGACGCCCCACCCAAGGCGGCAAGCCGCCATCCGCCGACAAGTCGCTCGATACCCAGGAGCAGTTGAAGAAACTGCGCGAAAGCTTGCTGCGCGACGCGCAGACAGGCGAGGACGAGGCTGCCGGTCTCAGCAAGAAGGAACTCGCCGCGCGGCGATTTGCGGGCGGCGGTGCGGTTGAGGGCGCGGTTGGGACTTCGGGTCCGCAGGGGCAGAGTGCGAAGTCGCCGACGCCGGTGGCTTCGCAGCCTCGGCGCGGCGCGCAGCAAGCGGCCGGAGGGGCTGCCGCCAAGTCGCAGAAGCCGAAGCCGCAGTCTCCGGTCACGCAGGAGTCGCGAGGAGTCGCACCGCAAAGTCGCGTGGAGCGCAAAGCGCCGCAGGAACCGTCGACGCGAAAGCTGGATGCACCGGCTGATCGGAACACGTCGCTCGCGCGCCCGGCAAGCGCACGCGATATCGCCAAACCTTCCTCTTCGCGCGATGCAAGTAGTTCGCACGATGCTCGCGGCGAACAGCGCAGCACGCAGGCGCGCCAAACGACTTCTGCGTCAACCGCGCGGCCGGTCGAGGCACAAGGCACCCGACCTTCAAAAAACGATTCTCGCGCGGAGACTACGCGTGCCGAACACAGCGCGCGCGACGAACGGCACAAGGCCGAGGCGCGGCAAGTCGATCGAAGCGCACGACCGGACGACCGATCCCATCGAGAGCAGGCCGCAGCGCAAACGCACTCGAGTGCGCGCAACGCGCAAGCCGGGCAGGTTCGCCACGGAAGCGACGAGCGTTCACCACGTGAGGCGCGCGCGGCGCGAGCCAGCGAACCACGCGCCAAGCAACAAGGCGAAGTCTCCGCAGTTCAGCACGCGAGGCAACACAACGAACGCCCACCGCGCCGCGAGGCGCGCGCCGTCACCCCCAACCCCATCCCGCCGATCACCTTTCCCGAGGCGCTTCCCGTCTCCGCCCGTCGCGAGGAGATCGCGCGCGCGATCGAAGGGAATCAGGTCGTGATCGTGAGCGGCGAAACCGGCTCCGGCAAAACCACGCAGCTCCCCAAGATCTGCCTCGCGCTCGGACGCGGTCTCGGCGCGGGCGGCAGCGGTCTCATCGGTCATACGCAGCCGCGCCGGATCGCGGCATCGGCGACGGGGCGACGTATCGCCGAGGAACTCGCAACGCCTTTCGGCGAAGTGGTCGGCTACAAGGTGCGCTTCACCGACAACCTCGCGCCGGGCGCATCGGTCAAGCTCATGACCGACGGCATCCTGCTCGCGGAAACGCAAACCGACCCGCTGCTGAGCGCGTACGACACGATCATCATCGACGAGGCGCACGAACGCAGCCTGAACATCGACTTCCTGCTCGGCTATCTCAAGGAAATCCTGCCGAAGCGCCCGGACCTCAAGCTGATCGTCACGTCCGCGACCATCGACGCGCAACGCTTCGCGCGCCACTTCGGCAGCGACGAAAAGCCCGCGCCCGTGATCGAGGTCAGCGGGCGGCTATATCCGGTCGAGGTGCGCTACCGGCCGGTGGAGGAAGACAGCGCCGCCGTCAAATCGGCGCAAGGCACGCTGCAAAAGCGCAACGACCGCAAGGCGGACCGCGATTTGATGGAAGCCATCGTCGATGCCGTCGATGAACTCTGCCGCGTCGGTCCCGGCGACGTGCTCGTGTTCCTGCCCGGCGAGCGCGAAATTCGCGATGCCGCCGAGGCGCTGCGTAAGCACCATCCGCCGCATACGGAAATCCTGCCGCTGTTCGCGCGCCTTTCCGCTGCCGAACAGGAGCGCGTGTTCAAGGCGTCGAACGCGCGGCGTATCGTGCTCGCGACCAACGTCGCGGAAACGTCGCTGACGGTGCCGGGTATTCGCTATGTCGTCGATACCGGCATGGCGCGCGTGAAGCGCTATTCGTATCGCAACAAGGTCGAGCAGTTGCAGATCGAGTCGATCTCGCAGGCCGCCGCCAATCAGCGCGCGGGCCGGTGCGGGCGCGTCGCGGACGGCGTCTGCATTCGTCTCTACGACGAAGCCGACTTTCAGTCGCGCGTGCGCTTCACCGATCCCGAGATCCTGCGCTCGTCGCTCGCGGCGGTGATCCTGCGCATGAAGTCGCTGCATCTGACGGCGATCGAAACCTTTCCGTTCATCGAGCCGCCGCCGGGACGCGCGATCGCCGACGGTTACCAGTTGCTGAACGAACTCGGCGCCGTCGACGACGACAACGCGCTCACGCCGCTCGGCCGCGAACTCGCGCGGCTGCCGCTCGATCCGCGCGTGGGCCGCATGATTCTCGCCGCCCGCGATCATCACGCGTTGACGGAAGTGCTGATCATCGCGTCGGCGTTGTCGGTGCAGGACCCGCGCGATCGTCCGATCGAAGCGCAGGAGCAGGCGGATCAGGCGCATCGGCAGTTCGTCGACGAGCGCTCCGAGTTCCTGCAATGGACGCGCATCTGGAAGTGGTTCGACGAAGCCATTGCGCACAAGAAGTCGAATCGACAGTTGACCGATGCGTGCCGCGCCAACTTTCTCTCGCATCTGAGATTGCGCGAATGGCGCGACGTGCATTCGCAACTTCTCACGGTCGTGCGCGAACATGGCTGGCGTCTGAACGAATCCGACGCGACGTTCGAGCAAGTGCATCTTTCGCTTCTCACGGGGCTGCTCGGCAACATCGGCATGAAGGCCGACGACGAGCCGCATTATCTCGGCGCACGCGGCATCAAGTTCCACTTGTGGCCGGGTTCCGCGCTGCTGAAGAAAGCGGGCCGCTGGGTGATGGCGGGCGAACTCGTCGAGACGAGCCGGCTGTACGCGCGGACCATCGCGAAGATCGAGCCGGAATGGCTGGAAACGGTCGGGCCGCATCTGTTGCGCAAGTCGCTTTCCGAGGCGCATTGGGAGAAAAAGGCCGCGCAAGTGGTCGCGTATGAACGCGCGACGCTCTACGGTCTCACGGTCTACGGGCGGCGGCGCGTGAGTTACGGCCAGCAGGACCCGAAGTACGCGCGCGAGTTGTTCATTCGCGGCGCGCTGGTAGAAGGCGAGTTCGACACGCGTCTGCCGTTCTTTGCGCACAACCGCAAGCTGGTCGCGGACATCGAGCAACTGGAACACAAGTCGCGCCGTCAGGACGTGCTCGTGGACGACGAACTCATCCACGGCTTCTACGATTCGCTCGTGCCCGAAGGCATCTGGACCGGCGCGGCGTTCGAACGCTGGTATCGCGACGAGCAGCGCAAGGAGGGCGGCAAACAACTGCTGTTCCTTTCGCGCGACGACCTGATGCGTCACGAGGCCGCCGGCGTCACCACCGACCTGTTCCCGAAGCGCATGACGATGTCGGGCATCGAAATGACGCTCGCGTATCACTTCGAGCCGGGCGCGCCGCGCGACGGCGTGACGCTCACGGTGCCGCTTTATGGCCTGAATCAGATCGATGCGCGCCGCGTCGAATGGCTCGTGCCCGGCATGCTCAAGGAAAAGACGCAACTGCTCCTGAAGTCGCTGCCGCAAAAGCTGCGCCGGCATGTCGTGCCCTTGCCGGATTACGCGGCGGGCTTTGCCGAGCGCAACGCGGGGCCGAGGTTCGGCGCGGGCGCCTTGGTCGACGCGCTCATCGCCGATATTCGGGAGCAGACGCAAGTCGCCGTGAAGAGCGCGGATTTCAAGCTCGAAACGCTGCCCGCGCATCTCTTCATGAACTTCAAGGTGATCGACGAGCACGGCCGCCAGCTCGCGATGGGCCGCAATCTCGCGCAATTGCGCGCGGAACTCGGCGGTCAGGCGCAGCAGCATTTCCAGAAGCTGACGGCAAGCGCGGCTTTCGATGC
Encoded here:
- the hrpA gene encoding ATP-dependent RNA helicase HrpA, translating into MPNVSRRPTQGGKPPSADKSLDTQEQLKKLRESLLRDAQTGEDEAAGLSKKELAARRFAGGGAVEGAVGTSGPQGQSAKSPTPVASQPRRGAQQAAGGAAAKSQKPKPQSPVTQESRGVAPQSRVERKAPQEPSTRKLDAPADRNTSLARPASARDIAKPSSSRDASSSHDARGEQRSTQARQTTSASTARPVEAQGTRPSKNDSRAETTRAEHSARDERHKAEARQVDRSARPDDRSHREQAAAQTHSSARNAQAGQVRHGSDERSPREARAARASEPRAKQQGEVSAVQHARQHNERPPRREARAVTPNPIPPITFPEALPVSARREEIARAIEGNQVVIVSGETGSGKTTQLPKICLALGRGLGAGGSGLIGHTQPRRIAASATGRRIAEELATPFGEVVGYKVRFTDNLAPGASVKLMTDGILLAETQTDPLLSAYDTIIIDEAHERSLNIDFLLGYLKEILPKRPDLKLIVTSATIDAQRFARHFGSDEKPAPVIEVSGRLYPVEVRYRPVEEDSAAVKSAQGTLQKRNDRKADRDLMEAIVDAVDELCRVGPGDVLVFLPGEREIRDAAEALRKHHPPHTEILPLFARLSAAEQERVFKASNARRIVLATNVAETSLTVPGIRYVVDTGMARVKRYSYRNKVEQLQIESISQAAANQRAGRCGRVADGVCIRLYDEADFQSRVRFTDPEILRSSLAAVILRMKSLHLTAIETFPFIEPPPGRAIADGYQLLNELGAVDDDNALTPLGRELARLPLDPRVGRMILAARDHHALTEVLIIASALSVQDPRDRPIEAQEQADQAHRQFVDERSEFLQWTRIWKWFDEAIAHKKSNRQLTDACRANFLSHLRLREWRDVHSQLLTVVREHGWRLNESDATFEQVHLSLLTGLLGNIGMKADDEPHYLGARGIKFHLWPGSALLKKAGRWVMAGELVETSRLYARTIAKIEPEWLETVGPHLLRKSLSEAHWEKKAAQVVAYERATLYGLTVYGRRRVSYGQQDPKYARELFIRGALVEGEFDTRLPFFAHNRKLVADIEQLEHKSRRQDVLVDDELIHGFYDSLVPEGIWTGAAFERWYRDEQRKEGGKQLLFLSRDDLMRHEAAGVTTDLFPKRMTMSGIEMTLAYHFEPGAPRDGVTLTVPLYGLNQIDARRVEWLVPGMLKEKTQLLLKSLPQKLRRHVVPLPDYAAGFAERNAGPRFGAGALVDALIADIREQTQVAVKSADFKLETLPAHLFMNFKVIDEHGRQLAMGRNLAQLRAELGGQAQQHFQKLTASAAFDALSADSPNAPQTQAASASTGTALYENLTTWNFGKLPELLEIRRRGQTLFGYPALVDRGAHCDVEVFDSPEEAARIHRAGLRRLFWLQLREPIRYLEKNLPGLREMSMQFMALGTADELRDQIVDTALDRACLQDPLPDDDVSFHARRDAAKGRLTLLAQEIARLVGAILGEYAALLRKLAQAKPFAQAYADIQSQLNALIGKRFVIDTPYAQLAHFPRYLKGIGLRIDKLKADPARDARISTDLHPLVQQYQRALAQRGGVADARLSEYRWLLEELRVSLFAQELRTPMPISVKRLHKVWEAMQR